From the Excalfactoria chinensis isolate bCotChi1 chromosome 1, bCotChi1.hap2, whole genome shotgun sequence genome, one window contains:
- the LOC140260213 gene encoding uncharacterized protein: MEGENMLFDILEKHASRPSSSGMDWARENWYNLQAVSDRICVLQHGARTRAGKGKSFICAVLGAALKAAVEFRDQQFEAENRTIQSLQETVKTTQELVKALQNQIGNLEVQLERERHNSALLQMAFKEILTYKDTGDTDFHGTPQEKLYPQEELKEAKENFNKFETPIAPLRPLIKTEYTFDNGEDLDPQMNVKEIPFSATELAKLKKDFSRSPRESETEYVWRVSLTGGDQIMLTEKEAEGYWGPGVFLTTGNNRAPWSLTQRAAYWAGGLNPLERGDPLAINGTIDQLVESVQKAACLQMMYDRKLQPRHESPMMMPVDPERMTPLIRGLPESLKPIGIQLQGKIQAMSQGERARAALEGASTSGSLQSGFKVWTWGGVAQELINYERKFGPVASTSKFEPKGVRLAAATLAPRPPSPKLNRMEKVSLPVRTGRRNIAHKRNRLWTLGLQKGIPRDLMNGLSTDRLEMLVTSWPTKLETPVPSVPPHSYRRDT; this comes from the coding sequence ATGGAAGgtgaaaatatgttgtttgaTATCCTTGAAAAGCACGCGTCTCGGCCATCGTCATCAGGGATGGACTGGGCACGTGAAAATTGGTATAACTTGCAGGCTGTTTCTGACCgtatttgtgttttacaacatgGGGCTCGTACCCGAGCCGGGAAAggcaaatcatttatttgtgcagtgctcggtgctgctttaaaagcagctgtgGAGTTCCGAGATCAGCAGTTTGAGGCGGAAAACCGGACTATACAGTCGTTACAAGAAACAGTTAAAACAACCCAGGAACTCGTGAAAGCCTTGCAAAACCAAATTGGAAATCTAGAAGTACAATTGGAAAGAGAGAGACATAATTCGGCCTTGttacaaatggcttttaaggaaATTTTAACATATAAAGATACGGGTGACACTGATTTTCATGGTACACCACAAGAAAAACTGTATCCTCAGGAAGAACTAAAAGAAGCgaaagaaaattttaataagTTTGAAACCCCAATAGCCCCTCTGCGCCctctaataaaaacagaatataccTTTGATAATGGAGAGGATCTGGATcctcaaatgaatgttaaagaaattccctttTCTGCCACTGAATTAGCTAAACTGAAAAAAGATTTTAGCCGCTCTCCAAGGGaatcagaaacagaatatgTATGGAGAGTCAGCTTAactggtggagaccaaataatgTTAAccgaaaaggaggctgagggttaTTGGGGGCCAGGAGTATTTTTGACTACTGGTAATAACCGTGCTCCCTGGTCCCtaacacagagggctgcttACTGGGCTGGTGGTCTCAACCCTTTAGAAAGGGGAGACCCTCTTGCTATTAATGGGACAATTGACCAATTGGTTGAAAGTGTTCAAAAGGCTGCCTGTCTGCAAATGATGTATGACAGGAAACTGCAGCCACGGCACGAATCCCCCATGATGATGCCTGTTGATCCTGAAAGGATGACTCCTTTAATTAGGGGGCTTCCAGAATCGCTGAAACCTATTGGTATACAGTTACAAGGTAAAATACAGGCCATGTCCCAGGGAGAGAGAGCTCGAGCTGCTTTAGAAGGAGCTAGTACTTCAGGCTCTTTACAGTCTGGTTTTAAGGTATGGACATGGGGGGGGGTTGCCCAAGAGTTGATTAATTATGAAAGGAAATTTGGGCCCGTGGCTTCTACCAGTAAATTTGAGCCAAAGGGAGTAAGGCTTGCAGCAGCCACCCTTGCTCCTAGGCCACCTAGCCCGAAACTTAATAGAATGGAAAAGGTTTCATTGCCAGTAAGAACAGGTAGGCGAAACATTGCTCACAAACGTAATAGACTGTGGACCCTGGGCCTGCAAAAGGGTATTCCTCGAGATCTAATGAATGGACTATCAACAGATAGGCTCGAGATGCTGGTGACCAGTTGGCCGACTAAACTTGAGACCCCAGTTCCTAGTGTCCCCCCCCACAGTTACAGAAGAGATACCTGA